One genomic window of Vibrio mangrovi includes the following:
- the recG gene encoding ATP-dependent DNA helicase RecG, with translation MSQLLSAIPLTSLSGVGAKVAEKLSRIGLNSVQDLLFHLPLRYEDRTRVYPIAQLHPGLWCATQGEVMQTNTVFGRKKMLTVKISDGHGSLTLRFFNFTAAMKNNFTEGKFVHAYGEIKRGSIGLEIIHPEYKFYTPQKPIDTEACLTPVYPTTDGLRQLTLRQLTDQALELLDKAAVQELLPEGLYDHQISLSHALHTIHRPAADIQLELFDQGRHPAQLRLIMEELLAQNLSMLAVRHRGQQDQALPLPPVEKYKQQLLAQLPFSPTGAQGRVVREIESDLEKTHPMMRLVQGDVGSGKTLVAAMTALRAIEHGYQVALMAPTELLAEQHAINFANWFESMGLRVGWLAGKLKGKAREQALADIASGAVHMVVGTHALFQEQVAFHHLALVIIDEQHRFGVHQRLELREKGAKDGCFPHQLIMTATPIPRTLAMTAYADLETSVIDELPPGRTPIQTVAIPDTKRDDVIERVRHACLTEGKQAYWVCTLIDESEILEAQAAEEVTQLLQQQLPGVRIGLVHGRMKPAEKQQVMQDFKENQLHLLVATTVIEVGVDVPNASLMIIENPERLGLAQLHQLRGRVGRGSVASHCVLLYHPPLSKTAQKRLGVMRESNDGFIIAQRDLEIRGPGELLGTKQTGLADFKIADLVRDQQLIPEVQRIARHIHDRYPTNAAAIIDRWLGERDVYAKA, from the coding sequence ATGTCGCAATTGCTTTCAGCCATTCCGTTAACATCACTTTCAGGCGTCGGGGCCAAAGTCGCTGAAAAACTCAGCCGGATTGGCCTGAATAGCGTACAGGATCTCCTGTTCCACCTTCCCCTCCGCTATGAAGACAGAACCCGGGTTTACCCCATCGCCCAGCTCCATCCGGGTTTATGGTGTGCAACTCAGGGAGAAGTGATGCAGACCAATACGGTCTTCGGCCGCAAGAAGATGCTGACGGTTAAAATCAGTGATGGACATGGCTCACTGACATTGCGTTTTTTCAACTTTACAGCGGCGATGAAAAATAATTTTACCGAAGGGAAGTTTGTTCACGCCTACGGTGAAATCAAACGTGGCAGTATCGGTCTTGAAATCATCCATCCCGAATATAAATTCTACACACCGCAGAAACCCATCGATACAGAGGCCTGTCTGACCCCGGTTTATCCGACTACTGATGGTCTCAGGCAACTGACACTTCGCCAGCTCACCGATCAGGCTCTTGAGTTGCTTGATAAAGCCGCCGTACAGGAACTGCTGCCCGAAGGCCTGTATGATCACCAGATCTCTTTATCACATGCACTACACACTATCCATCGTCCCGCAGCTGATATCCAGCTGGAACTGTTTGATCAGGGGCGTCATCCGGCTCAGTTACGTTTAATCATGGAAGAATTGCTGGCACAGAATCTATCGATGCTGGCAGTCCGGCACCGAGGACAACAGGATCAGGCTCTGCCTCTTCCACCTGTCGAGAAATACAAGCAGCAGTTACTGGCACAACTTCCCTTCAGCCCGACCGGTGCTCAGGGTCGAGTGGTCCGGGAGATAGAATCCGATCTGGAAAAAACACATCCCATGATGCGACTGGTTCAGGGCGATGTCGGTTCAGGAAAAACGCTAGTTGCAGCCATGACAGCCTTACGGGCAATTGAACACGGTTATCAGGTCGCACTGATGGCACCGACAGAACTGCTGGCAGAGCAGCACGCGATCAATTTTGCCAACTGGTTCGAAAGTATGGGTCTGCGTGTCGGCTGGCTGGCCGGAAAACTGAAAGGGAAAGCCAGAGAGCAGGCTCTGGCTGATATCGCCTCTGGTGCAGTTCATATGGTGGTTGGCACCCATGCCTTATTTCAGGAACAGGTTGCTTTTCACCACCTCGCACTGGTAATTATCGATGAGCAACACCGGTTTGGCGTTCACCAGCGTTTGGAACTTCGGGAAAAAGGGGCCAAAGATGGCTGTTTTCCTCACCAATTGATCATGACCGCCACACCGATTCCCCGCACGCTGGCAATGACTGCCTATGCGGATCTGGAAACGTCAGTTATCGATGAACTTCCTCCCGGCCGAACACCTATTCAGACCGTTGCGATTCCGGACACCAAGCGAGATGATGTTATCGAACGGGTTCGCCATGCATGCCTGACAGAAGGAAAACAAGCTTACTGGGTTTGTACCCTGATCGATGAATCCGAGATTCTCGAAGCTCAGGCTGCTGAAGAAGTTACTCAACTGTTGCAACAACAGTTGCCGGGTGTGCGAATCGGTCTGGTCCACGGGCGAATGAAACCGGCAGAAAAACAGCAGGTGATGCAGGATTTTAAAGAAAACCAGCTTCATCTGTTGGTGGCTACGACAGTGATTGAAGTCGGAGTTGATGTCCCGAATGCCAGCCTGATGATTATTGAAAACCCGGAGCGGCTTGGTCTGGCCCAGCTCCACCAGCTCAGAGGCCGGGTCGGCCGGGGTTCCGTTGCCAGCCATTGCGTCCTGCTTTATCACCCGCCACTCTCGAAAACCGCCCAAAAACGACTGGGTGTCATGCGTGAAAGCAACGATGGCTTTATCATTGCCCAGCGCGATCTGGAAATCCGTGGTCCCGGAGAACTGCTTGGCACCAAACAAACCGGACTGGCTGATTTCAAAATTGCCGATCTGGTCCGCGATCAGCAACTCATTCCGGAAGTACAGCGTATCGCCCGGCATATTCACGATCGTTACCCGACCAATGCCGCTGCAATTATTGATCGCTGGCTTGGGGAACGAGATGTCTATGCAAAAGCATGA